The Desulfolucanica intricata genome has a segment encoding these proteins:
- the steA gene encoding putative cytokinetic ring protein SteA translates to MYIKGIAKIDNRTKNLVKRLLPNEIAIINHKDLDEVAARSLVEAKVQAVINAAPSLSEDYPNPGPLILVEAGIHVIDNVGTEVMTDIIEGQEVEIHFNQIFVNGKIISTGKVLTKEYITKKMAETEKHISKVLAKFVQNTLQYAQNEVGMILGEVKIPETKTIFKNKHTLIVVRGKNYKEDLIAIKSYINEVKPVLVGVDGGADALREFGYQPDLIIGDMDSITDQTLRCGAELIVHAYPDGKAPGLQRLNEMGLSAKTFPAPGTSEDIAMLLAYEQGTDLIVAVGTHSNMYDFLEKGRKGMASTFLVRLKVGSILIDAKGVSKLYKNKIKARYLAQIFLAALLPFTIILVISPATRELLRLLFIQFRLILGI, encoded by the coding sequence TGTATATTAAAGGGATTGCTAAAATAGATAATCGTACAAAAAACTTGGTTAAGCGGTTGTTACCTAATGAAATTGCTATTATAAATCATAAAGATTTAGATGAGGTAGCGGCCAGGTCTTTAGTAGAAGCCAAGGTTCAAGCGGTAATAAATGCTGCACCGTCATTAAGTGAGGATTATCCTAATCCTGGCCCGTTAATTTTAGTAGAAGCAGGAATACATGTAATTGATAATGTCGGTACAGAAGTAATGACCGATATAATTGAAGGTCAGGAAGTAGAGATACATTTTAATCAAATTTTTGTAAATGGAAAGATAATATCTACGGGTAAAGTTTTAACTAAAGAATATATTACAAAAAAAATGGCTGAAACAGAAAAGCATATTAGTAAGGTTTTGGCTAAGTTTGTGCAAAATACACTTCAATATGCACAAAATGAAGTTGGCATGATTCTCGGAGAAGTTAAAATACCTGAAACAAAAACTATTTTTAAAAATAAACATACATTAATTGTTGTAAGAGGTAAAAACTATAAAGAAGATTTAATTGCAATTAAATCCTATATTAACGAAGTAAAACCTGTTCTGGTTGGAGTCGATGGGGGGGCTGATGCTTTACGAGAATTTGGGTATCAGCCGGATCTCATTATTGGGGATATGGACAGCATTACTGATCAAACACTTAGGTGTGGTGCTGAGCTAATTGTTCATGCTTATCCTGACGGGAAAGCTCCTGGTTTACAACGACTTAATGAAATGGGTCTTTCCGCAAAAACCTTTCCTGCTCCAGGTACCAGTGAAGATATTGCTATGCTATTAGCTTACGAGCAGGGTACGGATTTAATAGTTGCTGTTGGAACACATTCAAATATGTATGATTTTTTGGAAAAAGGTCGTAAAGGCATGGCCAGTACATTTTTGGTTAGATTAAAAGTCGGATCCATTTTAATAGATGCCAAAGGTGTAAGTAAACTATATAAAAATAAAATAAAAGCCCGTTATTTAGCTCAAATATTTTTGGCTGCTTTATTACCTTTTACAATCATATTAGTTATTTCTCCTGCTACACGGGAACTATTAAGATTATTGTTTATACAATTTCGTCTTATTTTGGGTATTTGA